Proteins encoded together in one Archangium lipolyticum window:
- a CDS encoding MBL fold metallo-hydrolase — protein MASIQFLGAAGTVTGSKFLLEHQGKRVLVDCGLFQGRKELRQRNWHALPVPARSLDAIVLTHAHIDHTGGLPRVVRDGFHGPVYCTSGTRDLSALLLPDSAHLQEEEARYANKEGYSKHRPALPLYSVEDAQRALKLFETFGYERTREILPGITLTFYRAGHILGSAVCVFHLERTNQRVVFSGDLGRYHAPILRDPQTVRSATTLLVESTYGDREHAETRPVDALCEAVNAAVERKGMVVIPAFSIGRTQELLYHLGNLERARRIPELDVFVDSPMACDATPIYLAHAEEHDLDMSAIVERGGSPLATKRTRFITSPKESQRINQFEGPGIIISASGMATGGRILHHLKHRLPDPRNTVLFVGYQSEGSRGRRMLDGEKEIKIHGQMVRVEAELRTVSGFSAHADWTEMLRWMDGFEAPPRQTLLVHGEPSALQALKGRVEARGWPAYVPGYMEKVELAE, from the coding sequence ATGGCCTCCATCCAGTTCCTCGGCGCGGCGGGCACCGTCACCGGCTCCAAGTTCCTCCTCGAGCACCAGGGCAAGAGGGTCCTCGTCGACTGCGGTCTCTTCCAGGGGCGCAAGGAGCTGCGCCAGCGCAACTGGCACGCCCTGCCCGTCCCCGCCCGGAGCCTCGACGCCATCGTCCTCACGCACGCCCACATCGATCACACGGGCGGCCTGCCCCGCGTGGTGCGTGACGGCTTCCACGGGCCCGTCTACTGCACCTCGGGCACGAGGGACCTGTCCGCGCTGCTCCTCCCGGACTCGGCGCACCTCCAGGAGGAAGAGGCCCGCTACGCCAACAAGGAGGGCTACTCGAAGCACCGCCCCGCCCTCCCCCTCTACTCGGTGGAGGACGCGCAGCGCGCGCTGAAGCTCTTCGAGACCTTCGGCTACGAGCGCACCCGGGAGATCCTCCCCGGCATCACCCTCACCTTCTACCGGGCGGGCCACATCCTGGGCTCGGCGGTGTGCGTGTTCCACCTGGAGCGCACCAACCAGCGCGTGGTGTTCAGCGGCGATCTGGGCCGCTACCACGCACCCATCCTGAGGGATCCTCAGACGGTCCGCTCGGCCACCACGCTCCTGGTGGAGAGCACCTACGGCGACCGCGAGCACGCGGAGACGCGCCCCGTGGACGCGCTGTGCGAGGCCGTGAACGCGGCCGTCGAGCGCAAGGGCATGGTCGTCATCCCCGCCTTCTCCATCGGGCGCACGCAGGAGCTGCTCTACCACCTGGGCAACCTGGAGCGGGCGCGGCGCATCCCGGAGCTGGATGTGTTCGTGGACTCGCCCATGGCGTGCGACGCCACGCCCATCTACCTGGCGCACGCGGAGGAGCATGATCTGGACATGTCCGCCATCGTGGAGCGTGGTGGGTCTCCGCTGGCCACGAAGCGCACGCGCTTCATCACCTCGCCGAAGGAGAGCCAGCGGATCAACCAGTTCGAGGGCCCGGGCATCATCATCTCCGCCTCGGGCATGGCCACCGGGGGCCGCATCCTCCACCACCTGAAGCACCGGCTGCCGGATCCGCGCAACACGGTGCTCTTCGTGGGCTACCAGTCCGAGGGCTCGCGCGGCCGGCGCATGCTGGACGGCGAGAAGGAGATCAAGATCCACGGGCAGATGGTGCGGGTGGAGGCGGAGCTCCGCACGGTGAGCGGCTTCTCCGCGCACGCGGACTGGACGGAGATGCTGCGCTGGATGGACGGCTTCGAGGCCCCGCCGCGCCAGACACTGCTCGTCCACGGCGAGCCCTCGGCCCTTCAGGCGCTGAAGGGCCGCGTCGAGGCGCGCGGCTGGCCGGCCTACGTGCCCGGGTACATGGAGAAGGTCGAGCTGGCGGAGTAA
- a CDS encoding TlpA family protein disulfide reductase — protein sequence MNWRVTLSFVVLCLGLLLVLNKGFGRDPHEVPFMLKGKPAPAFGLRSLNDGQLVKLEQFKGRPVVINFWASWCGPCKMEHPVLEWGAREFSGQAVFLGVIFEDTEDNARQFLSQMGASFPQLMDPRSQMAVDYGVAGVPETYFIDAQGTIRGKHVGPIDPQSLANWIRELSTSAPTARQ from the coding sequence ATGAACTGGCGCGTCACGCTGAGCTTCGTCGTCCTGTGCCTGGGGCTGCTGCTGGTGCTCAACAAGGGCTTCGGGAGGGATCCGCACGAGGTGCCCTTCATGCTGAAGGGCAAACCGGCGCCGGCGTTCGGGCTGAGGTCGCTGAACGACGGGCAGCTGGTGAAGCTGGAGCAGTTCAAGGGCCGGCCGGTGGTGATCAACTTCTGGGCGTCGTGGTGCGGGCCCTGCAAGATGGAGCACCCGGTGCTCGAGTGGGGGGCGAGGGAGTTCAGCGGCCAGGCGGTGTTCCTGGGAGTCATCTTCGAGGACACCGAGGACAACGCGAGACAGTTCCTGTCGCAGATGGGGGCGAGCTTCCCGCAGCTGATGGATCCACGCTCGCAGATGGCGGTGGACTACGGGGTGGCGGGAGTACCGGAGACGTACTTCATCGACGCGCAGGGGACGATCCGGGGCAAGCACGTGGGACCGATCGACCCCCAATCGTTGGCGAACTGGATCCGGGAGCTCTCGACGAGCGCCCCCACGGCGAGACAATAA
- a CDS encoding heme exporter protein CcmB → MKRVRPISLLKTVGVLLAKDLLIEWRTRARLNALVFFALATLLLFSFAVGPDSKVLARNAGGYLWLALLFASVLALGESFRVEQENLTLDGLRLAPADARAIFLSKAMGNALLLIALGALLIPVMVALYGVQVSMGVGAFFTTLVLGCMAISAPGTVYSAIASNARARDVLLPLLLFPLIIPALLAAAKATSLVLQGDPMNQLGSWFGLLFGFNLIYWGLGFVLFPRVIED, encoded by the coding sequence ATGAAGCGCGTGCGTCCCATCTCCCTGCTGAAGACGGTGGGGGTGTTGCTGGCCAAGGATCTGCTGATCGAATGGCGCACCCGCGCGCGGCTCAACGCGCTCGTCTTCTTCGCGCTGGCCACGCTGCTGCTCTTCTCCTTCGCGGTGGGCCCGGACAGCAAGGTGCTGGCGCGCAACGCGGGCGGCTACCTGTGGCTGGCGCTGCTGTTCGCCAGCGTGCTCGCGCTGGGCGAGTCCTTCCGGGTGGAGCAGGAGAACCTCACCCTGGACGGGCTGCGGCTGGCCCCGGCGGACGCGCGCGCCATCTTCCTGTCCAAGGCCATGGGCAACGCGCTGCTGCTCATCGCCCTGGGCGCCCTGCTGATTCCGGTGATGGTGGCCCTCTACGGGGTGCAGGTGTCGATGGGGGTGGGAGCTTTCTTCACCACCCTGGTGCTCGGCTGCATGGCCATCAGCGCGCCGGGCACGGTGTATTCGGCCATCGCGAGCAATGCGCGGGCAAGAGATGTGCTGCTCCCGCTGTTGCTGTTCCCGCTCATCATTCCAGCGCTGCTCGCCGCCGCGAAGGCGACATCGCTCGTGTTGCAAGGTGACCCGATGAATCAGCTGGGCTCATGGTTTGGGCTGCTCTTCGGGTTCAATCTGATTTATTGGGGGTTGGGATTCGTCCTGTTCCCCCGGGTCATCGAGGATTGA
- a CDS encoding cytochrome c maturation protein CcmE gives MTQQNRNRLIAVVALLVAGAGLALVAFGNIGENLVYYWRPSEMLAQGEKAYGPTIRLGGQVKPGSIQWNEQHTTLNFEVMDSEQPDAAHVMVRTTEVPPQMFRERIGVVVEGTFDKSRVFQGSRLMVNHSNEYRAPKTDDDVKKMFEEMQKQEATTAAVRNP, from the coding sequence ATGACTCAGCAGAACCGCAACCGCCTCATCGCCGTGGTGGCCCTGCTGGTGGCCGGAGCGGGCCTCGCCCTGGTGGCCTTCGGCAACATCGGTGAGAACCTCGTCTACTACTGGAGGCCCTCGGAGATGCTGGCCCAGGGCGAGAAGGCCTACGGCCCCACCATCCGCCTGGGTGGCCAGGTGAAGCCGGGCAGCATCCAGTGGAACGAGCAGCACACCACCTTGAACTTCGAGGTGATGGACAGCGAGCAGCCCGACGCGGCCCACGTGATGGTGCGCACCACGGAGGTGCCGCCGCAGATGTTCCGCGAGCGCATCGGCGTGGTGGTGGAGGGCACCTTCGACAAGTCGCGGGTGTTCCAGGGCAGCCGACTCATGGTGAACCACTCCAACGAGTACCGCGCGCCGAAGACGGATGACGACGTGAAGAAGATGTTCGAGGAGATGCAGAAGCAGGAAGCCACCACGGCGGCTGTGAGGAACCCGTGA
- a CDS encoding heme lyase CcmF/NrfE family subunit — translation MNGTLGYGLVLGGLAFASFGALVGLVGGLRRDDAAFPWVMRCVYGFFACMLGANVVMEWALLTNDFSVKYVAQVGSLATPTVFKIVSLWSALEGSILFWGLIMGSYVLAFALVHRREHARYMSLALGTMLAVGVFFTFLIAGPANPFHAMSPVPSDGPGPNALLQNHYLMVIHPPMLYLGYVGMTVPFGIAVAALLRGEMGDAWMAPLRRWTLVAWLFLSVGIILGSWWAYAVLGWGGYWAWDPVENASFLPWLTSTAFMHSTLVHERKKMLKLWTLSLVLSSFVLTILGTFMTRSGIFNSVHSFTQSDIGPTFLVFIAVLLFVSIALLATRGHLLVAESELKSLMSREATILVNNLVFVAITFTVLLGTLYPLISEAVRGVRVSVGEPYFNKMAVPGGIMVLFLMGVGPMLPWGSADPKTVRDRFWIPAAVGVAVVGACLLGGLRGFYPLLTFGLAGFVTVITLRELALPVKVRMSERKEGFVTALVGSATKARRRFGGYIVHLGIVMILVAVGASQAYVTHTSGTVRVGQTMKVGEYQVKYLGLTSGQEPHRTFVATRVEVTAPDGSVNELAPRMNYYERMTDPVGTPAVRTTAKEDLYLSLMAFSEERGTASFNAWVFPLVGWIWWSIPVLVLGTLIALWPSRKARAVAGTETPAAGASPESGGEMNRGAA, via the coding sequence GTGAACGGAACGCTCGGATACGGGCTGGTGCTCGGCGGGCTCGCGTTCGCGAGCTTCGGAGCGCTGGTCGGCCTGGTGGGCGGGCTGCGCCGCGACGACGCGGCGTTCCCCTGGGTGATGCGGTGCGTGTACGGCTTCTTCGCCTGCATGCTCGGCGCCAACGTGGTGATGGAGTGGGCGCTGCTCACCAACGACTTCAGCGTGAAGTACGTGGCGCAGGTGGGCAGCCTGGCCACGCCCACGGTCTTCAAGATCGTCTCGCTGTGGAGCGCGCTCGAGGGCTCCATCCTCTTCTGGGGCCTCATCATGGGCAGCTACGTGCTGGCCTTCGCGCTGGTGCACCGGCGCGAGCACGCGCGTTACATGTCCCTGGCGCTGGGCACGATGCTGGCGGTGGGCGTGTTCTTCACCTTCCTCATCGCCGGACCGGCCAACCCGTTCCACGCGATGTCGCCGGTGCCGTCGGACGGGCCGGGCCCCAACGCGCTGCTGCAGAACCACTACCTGATGGTCATCCACCCGCCCATGTTGTACCTGGGCTACGTGGGTATGACGGTGCCCTTCGGCATCGCCGTGGCCGCGCTGCTGCGCGGGGAGATGGGCGATGCGTGGATGGCGCCCCTGCGCCGCTGGACGCTGGTGGCGTGGCTGTTCCTGTCCGTGGGCATCATCCTCGGCTCGTGGTGGGCGTACGCGGTGCTGGGCTGGGGCGGCTACTGGGCGTGGGATCCGGTGGAGAACGCGTCCTTCCTGCCGTGGTTGACGTCCACCGCGTTCATGCACTCCACGCTGGTGCACGAGCGCAAGAAGATGCTGAAGCTGTGGACGCTGAGCCTGGTGTTGAGCAGCTTCGTGCTGACCATCCTGGGCACGTTCATGACGCGAAGCGGCATCTTCAACTCGGTGCACAGCTTCACGCAGTCGGACATCGGCCCGACGTTCCTGGTGTTCATCGCGGTGCTGCTGTTCGTGTCCATCGCGCTGCTGGCCACGCGCGGGCACCTGCTGGTGGCCGAGAGCGAGCTCAAGTCGCTGATGTCGCGCGAGGCGACGATCCTGGTGAACAACCTGGTGTTCGTGGCCATCACCTTCACGGTGCTGCTGGGCACGCTCTACCCGCTCATCTCCGAGGCGGTTCGCGGGGTGCGGGTGAGCGTGGGCGAGCCGTACTTCAACAAGATGGCGGTGCCCGGCGGCATCATGGTGCTGTTCCTGATGGGCGTGGGCCCGATGCTGCCGTGGGGCAGCGCGGATCCGAAGACGGTGCGCGATCGCTTCTGGATTCCGGCGGCGGTGGGCGTGGCGGTGGTGGGCGCGTGCCTGCTGGGAGGCCTGAGGGGCTTCTACCCGCTGCTGACCTTCGGACTGGCGGGCTTCGTGACGGTCATCACCCTGCGTGAGCTGGCGCTGCCGGTGAAGGTGCGCATGAGCGAGCGCAAAGAGGGCTTCGTCACGGCGCTGGTGGGCAGCGCGACGAAGGCGCGGCGGCGCTTCGGCGGCTACATCGTGCACCTGGGGATCGTGATGATCCTCGTGGCGGTGGGAGCGTCGCAGGCGTACGTGACGCACACCTCGGGCACGGTGCGCGTGGGCCAGACGATGAAGGTGGGCGAGTACCAGGTGAAGTACCTGGGACTGACGAGTGGGCAGGAGCCGCACCGCACGTTCGTGGCCACGCGGGTCGAGGTGACGGCGCCGGACGGATCGGTGAACGAGCTGGCGCCGCGGATGAACTACTACGAGCGCATGACGGATCCGGTGGGAACGCCGGCGGTGCGCACGACGGCGAAGGAAGACCTGTACCTGTCGCTGATGGCGTTCTCCGAGGAGCGGGGCACGGCGAGCTTCAACGCGTGGGTGTTCCCGCTGGTGGGGTGGATCTGGTGGAGCATCCCGGTGCTGGTGCTGGGGACGCTGATCGCGCTGTGGCCGTCGAGGAAGGCGCGGGCGGTGGCCGGGACGGAGACACCGGCGGCGGGAGCCTCGCCCGAGTCTGGCGGTGAGATGAACCGGGGTGCGGCATGA
- the ccsA gene encoding cytochrome c biogenesis protein CcsA, whose protein sequence is MTAATLLLLAVGTYLGLVWTPEDREMGHVYRIIYVHVPAMWMAMLALVLNFGLCVAYLFKSSWKTDALAEASGEVGLLFGSYGLVLGAIWGKPTWGTYWDWDPRLTAMAIMLVTYVAYMALRRFVEDPEKRAVWSSVVGIISFVNLPIVWFSVKWWRSLHQVQSTPKTVDPDMVLSLRVNAWASLMILTLFLLHRYRVALATREAEVALPEALPTDAPAPRNDRASEVA, encoded by the coding sequence ATGACGGCGGCCACGCTGCTGCTGCTGGCGGTGGGCACGTACCTGGGACTGGTGTGGACGCCAGAGGACCGGGAGATGGGCCACGTCTACCGCATCATCTACGTCCACGTGCCAGCCATGTGGATGGCGATGCTGGCGCTGGTACTGAACTTCGGCCTGTGCGTGGCCTACCTCTTCAAGTCGAGCTGGAAGACGGACGCGCTGGCGGAGGCCTCCGGTGAGGTGGGCCTGCTCTTCGGCAGCTACGGACTGGTGCTGGGCGCCATCTGGGGCAAGCCGACGTGGGGCACGTACTGGGACTGGGATCCGCGGCTCACCGCCATGGCCATCATGCTGGTGACGTACGTGGCCTACATGGCGCTGCGCCGCTTCGTGGAGGACCCCGAGAAGCGGGCGGTGTGGAGCTCGGTGGTGGGCATCATCTCGTTCGTGAACCTGCCCATCGTGTGGTTCTCGGTGAAGTGGTGGCGCAGCCTGCACCAGGTGCAGTCGACGCCGAAGACGGTGGACCCGGACATGGTCTTGTCGCTGCGCGTCAATGCCTGGGCCTCGCTGATGATCCTCACCCTCTTCCTGCTGCACCGCTACCGGGTCGCCCTCGCCACGCGCGAGGCGGAGGTGGCGCTGCCCGAGGCGCTCCCCACGGACGCGCCGGCCCCGCGGAACGACCGCGCTTCGGAGGTTGCCTGA
- the ccmA gene encoding heme ABC exporter ATP-binding protein CcmA translates to MEAPPVAPPALALHDVSKRYGRRWALARLSYTLPQGRSLLLTGHNGSGKTTLLRLVATALSPTHGRVEVRGKDSVQERETVRREVALLSHASFLYEDLTAHQNLVVLARLLGMDGPSDVAGELLTKVGLTKRSDSPVRQFSAGMRKRLAIARLLMKSPALALLDEPFGELDPSGIQDMEKIIGELKDSGVTVVLATHLIEQGLALCEERLHLQEGRAVAA, encoded by the coding sequence ATGGAAGCTCCCCCTGTAGCGCCTCCCGCGTTGGCCCTCCACGATGTCAGCAAGCGATATGGACGTCGCTGGGCTCTCGCGCGCCTCAGCTACACCCTTCCCCAGGGCCGCTCCCTGCTGCTCACGGGGCACAATGGCTCCGGAAAGACGACGCTGTTGCGGCTGGTGGCCACGGCGCTCTCCCCCACCCACGGCCGCGTGGAGGTGAGGGGCAAGGACTCCGTGCAGGAGCGGGAGACGGTGCGCCGCGAGGTGGCGCTCCTGTCACACGCGAGCTTCCTCTACGAGGACCTCACCGCCCACCAGAACCTGGTGGTGCTGGCGCGGCTGCTCGGCATGGACGGGCCCTCGGACGTGGCCGGCGAGCTGCTCACGAAGGTGGGGCTGACGAAGCGCTCGGACAGTCCGGTGCGCCAGTTCTCCGCGGGCATGCGCAAGCGCCTGGCCATCGCCCGGCTGCTGATGAAGTCCCCTGCCCTCGCGCTGTTGGACGAGCCCTTTGGCGAGCTGGATCCCTCGGGCATCCAGGACATGGAGAAGATCATCGGAGAGCTGAAGGACTCGGGTGTCACCGTGGTACTGGCCACGCACCTCATCGAGCAGGGCCTGGCCCTGTGCGAGGAGCGCCTGCACCTGCAGGAAGGCCGGGCGGTGGCGGCATGA
- a CDS encoding zinc ribbon domain-containing protein translates to MRCKECGERAQDPTLRYCENCGAKMPTPPPGSIRRTSTGTTAVQTTGRSRSTSTARAVQARDEAEDTNPGPRRVRVDDADEHTDPGRPAAPPYDGPLWLAHVPGHSPSVLGVGLLGIALVLGILPFFASVGALSALAVVAGGWLVTAREMRAAGARHGLVDWVPDSLLHPAVPAVYTVLTVGLAIRMLGIGLTPLLWLGGAGLIGYDQYRKVYAGESGWSRLFEPRQLVRGTSGLALGGVVLCLVSLFLTWTPGRSYSGPVPTPQGPPGLQVVDAPRPSDDVVYSLLAEAYDKGWDKPLAEMVELLLLAVLALLALRPEVARPGWLRFAPLAVVVIGLVWTLACGALLAGPLLFIGGLAAVGFAGVYQAFTREA, encoded by the coding sequence ATGCGGTGCAAGGAGTGCGGAGAGCGAGCGCAGGATCCCACCCTGCGATACTGCGAGAACTGTGGGGCGAAGATGCCCACGCCGCCGCCCGGGAGCATCCGCCGGACATCCACCGGAACCACGGCGGTGCAGACGACGGGGCGCTCGAGGAGCACGTCGACGGCGAGGGCCGTCCAAGCCCGAGACGAAGCCGAGGACACGAACCCAGGCCCGCGCCGGGTACGCGTGGACGACGCGGACGAGCACACGGATCCAGGGAGACCCGCGGCCCCCCCATACGACGGGCCGCTCTGGCTGGCGCACGTCCCGGGACACTCGCCGAGCGTGCTGGGAGTGGGCCTGCTGGGGATAGCACTGGTGCTCGGCATCCTGCCCTTCTTCGCGAGCGTGGGAGCGCTCAGCGCATTGGCGGTCGTCGCGGGAGGGTGGCTGGTCACAGCGCGGGAGATGCGTGCGGCGGGCGCGAGGCACGGGCTGGTGGACTGGGTACCGGACTCGCTGCTGCACCCGGCGGTGCCGGCGGTGTACACGGTGCTGACGGTGGGGCTGGCGATCCGGATGCTGGGCATCGGCCTGACGCCGCTGCTGTGGCTGGGGGGAGCGGGGCTGATCGGCTACGACCAGTACCGCAAGGTGTACGCGGGAGAGAGCGGGTGGAGCCGCCTCTTCGAGCCGCGCCAGCTGGTGCGCGGCACGTCGGGGTTGGCGCTCGGGGGCGTGGTGCTGTGCCTGGTGTCGCTGTTCCTCACCTGGACGCCGGGGAGGAGCTACTCGGGGCCGGTGCCGACGCCCCAGGGACCTCCGGGGCTGCAGGTGGTGGACGCGCCGCGCCCGTCGGACGACGTCGTCTACAGCCTCCTGGCCGAGGCCTACGACAAGGGCTGGGACAAGCCGCTGGCGGAGATGGTGGAGTTGCTGCTCCTGGCGGTGCTGGCGCTGCTGGCGCTGCGCCCGGAGGTGGCCCGGCCGGGCTGGCTGCGCTTCGCCCCCCTCGCGGTGGTGGTGATCGGCCTGGTCTGGACGCTCGCGTGCGGCGCACTGCTGGCGGGGCCCCTGCTGTTCATCGGAGGGCTGGCCGCGGTGGGCTTCGCCGGGGTGTACCAGGCCTTCACGCGCGAGGCGTGA